In Mucilaginibacter sp. KACC 22063, the genomic stretch TAATTGCAATGCGAAAATATTGAATGACCTTATAGACCAGATCGGTTACCCGACGGAGGACAAAGTAGGTAAGGAAGCAAGCGAAGCTGCCTGGCTGGTGATACAACATGCCATTGGACAGCCTGCCTTTATGAGAAAATGCAGGGAACTGCTGCAAAAAGCTGTCGATGAAAACAAAGCAGCCCCAATAAACTTAGCTTACCTCTCTGATCGGATAGCTGTATTTGAGGAACAGCCTCAACTGTATGGCACTCAATTTGACTGGGATGAAAACGGTGAATTAACTCCCAATCCCTTTGATGATTTAACCAGGGTGAATCAAAGAAGAAAGGCTATCGGGCTTAATACACTGGAAGACCAGATCGCAATGATCAGAAAGCGCACTAAGGAAGAAAACCAATTGCCGCCAAAAGACCTGGAAAAGCGAAAACGAGACGTTGAGGAATGGAAAAAAAAGGTGGGTTGGATAAGATAAAAAATCAACACTTGTCGAAAACGTGGTTACCAAAGATAAGTTTCGACAATAGGTACCCCTGATAAAATCAAAAACATCGGCAATCGTCCTCACTGCGCAGTAAACCGTTTTGATAATGTAACCAGCTCACCTCATAATGCGTCACATGCGTAAAATCAAAAAAATGACGAAATTCTTTCAATTTGCCACCCCGTTATCACTTGCTTTATTTCTATAATCAGATATTCACAATATATTAATTAATATTATCGAATGAACGCAAGATTGACGATCACTATATGTTTTCTTTTACTGGTTGGGGTTTTACCAGCAAAAGCCCAAAGCTCCGGGAGTATTAGTAATAAACTGGACATAGATAGCGCTATTACCCAAATGATGAAAAAAAACGATATGGTGGGTATAAGTGCTGCCATCATCGTTAACAAAAAGCTGGCGTGGGAAAATGCCTACGGTTTTGCAGACAGGGAAAATAAGCGACCATTCACTACATCGACGGTTATGAATATCGCATCGGTCAGTAAAACAATTACGGGCGCATGCCTGATGAAAGCCGTAGAACAGGGTAAGTTAAATCTTGACGAGGATATTAACCGGTACCTGCCTTTTAAATTGGTTAATCCGTATCACCCCAATGATATGGTCACCCTTAGACAATTAGCCACACACACGTCTGGCTTGGCAGACCGTTATCCTTTTTACACAGACAGCCTTTATTTTCCCGGTAAAGATTCGCCGGAACCCTTGGGTGATTTTCTAAAAAATTATTTCGTACCCGGTGGCAGATATTATGCTAAAGAAAATTTTCTTGACCATAAACCAGGTACTTACCGGGATTACTCCAATATCGGAGCAGCCCTTGCCGGTTATATTGTAGAGCTCAAAACAGGTGAGAAATTAAACGAATACAGCAGGAAATATATTTTTAAACCTTTGAGCATGCAGCACAGCAGTTGGTTTCTGTCTGAAACTGATTTGGCCAACCATGCAAAACTCTATGATAAGAAGGGCAGCATAATTGAAAATATCCCTTTATATGGCTGCACGACTTATCCTGATGGAGGCGTACGTACGTCGGTGGACGATCTGGCGAAGTTTTTTATCTGTTTGCTGAATGACGGAACTTATGGCAACCGGAAGATTTTGAATAAACAGTCGGCGCAGGAAATGCTAAAGTTCCAGTTTGATCAAACTAACAAGCCTGAAAATGTCGATCCCGGGAAACTTAACTCCGGAATATTTTGGGCAACCAAAATGGGCGGTAAACGAATAGGTCACAACGGATCAGATCCCGGAGTGCGAACTTTTATGTTGTCAGATCTGAATAAAGAAGTTGCGGTGATCTTCTTCTCCAATACTTCGCTCAGCGAAACGGAGGAAGATAAATTTTTTGACCTCTACAATTTGCTTTATCAATACGGACTTATTTTAAAAGGTATGGCCAAATAAAGCTTTTACTGAATTGTTAATAAACAAAAGATGGTTATGGATAGAAAATGATGATGCGTTCATTTAATGACCCATTTAGACAAAAAAGTTCAAGTAGTTAAGCTTTTCGGCACCACTCATTAGAATACGTTTAGCGGCAGCAATGTATGGGCATACCGTACTTTCTTAATATCTAACCGAAATGCCAAAATTGACTGCTCTTCCTCTCCCTTTTGAATAAAAACCCGGCTGCATGAACCATTGTGCACGCGCAGGGAAATAGTCTTCGTTGAATAGGTTTTCTACACCCAGGCTAACCTGTGTGCTTTTATTAACGCGTAATGCGGCAATCAGGTTGAATAAATTATATGCTTTTACCGCACCTTCATTTCCATTATAGACCCCGGTACTGTTCTTTATAAACCTGTCTCGGTTTCCGATACCGGTATAGTTCAGTGTAAAATCCATCACTTGTAGCGGTGAATAAGTGACACTCCCGGTAATTTTAGGAGCAGAAATCCTTCTACCGTTGAGATACGCATCTTCAGGGTCATTGTATTTCCCATTACCGTTTACGTCGCGTTTACCTTCTGTGTAACTGTAACTTCCTGCAACAGTGAACTCCCGGTTTAACAGGTAGGATGCGGCCAACTCAAAGCCATATATCATCTCCGGACTGCGGTTTGTATTAAACAAGGCGGTAGCCGGGTCATAGACTACTTCAATACCCAATTTTGAAGTACTTCTGTAGGCGGAAGCTGAAAAATTAAGTCCTTTATAGCGACTTTCAAAACCAGCCTCATAATTGTTTACTTTTACTGCGTCAGTGTTGATCTTGTCAATGCTGTTTACCTTAGCATCACGCAAGGCCAGGCCAATATCCATTACTGAAAATCCCTGTGAGAAGCTTACAAAAGGGCTAAATAATTCATAACGGTTGTATTTCAAGCCTGCGTTAAACAAGCCTGTATTATATTTTAGCGCCCCACCGGCTACATCAAAGGATGGCGTAACCGTTGCACCTGTCGCATTCGTAATCCTTAGCGTACGGTAATCGTCTACGTCTATGTTGACACGCTCGAAACGGAAACCGGTCTTCAATACCAGATCACGTACAAGTGTTAGATCGGCCTGGGCAAATGGTGCCAGGTTGGTCATGTCCATTGTAGGAACCCATACACGCCCATCAACCAAAGGCTGCGATGTCTTGTCCTTTAAAACATCAATTCCGTAAGACAGGTTAGCATTGATCGTATTGTTTTTCACCAGTGGTGTTTGCAAGAATAACCGGATACCCTTTTTATCGTTGTGCGCCAAAGACTGGCCATCTCCACCATCGAATCGTCCGAGTGAAACATAGAACACGTCTTCACGCTTTTCGTAGTAAGCGTCGGCGGTTAAACTGGTTTTCAGGAACAGGTTGTCCACTTTGTAAGAGAAATGCACGTTGTGGTTGTATTTCGCTCCGGTTGGGATACCAAGCGGTTTTCCCAGTACGCCTGTAGCCTTTTGGCCGGTTGCAAGGTTTCCGTTTACCAGGGTAAAGTTGCTGTTTTGCAAACTGCTATAATAATTGTAAACCAACTGCAGCCGCTGATTTTTGGTCGGTTCAAAACCTATTTTTGCAAAAGCGTTGTAGGTGTCTGTTTCACCAAGGCTGTAGTTAGGGCCAACCACATCTCCTTTTGCATCTTTGTATTCGCCGGTTTGTTCAGCCACACCGCTAACTACGTAATCAAACTTATTGACCTTTCCGTAAAACATCTGGCTGATACGGCCACCTACCGAATTCCGCAGTTTGACCAAAGATCCATTCAGAAAAATATCGGTTTTACCCGCGAATGCTTTAGCCGTATCCGGCACAAGTGTCACATAATTTACTAATCCACCCGCTGCACCATTCCCGTAAATGGCTGTAGCACCCTTAACAACCTCAATTTGTTGAAGAACCGAGGGGTCGATGGAGCGGAGATCAACCTCCGCATTTCTAAGCGGTGATGACTGGCTTACGCCGTCTATCATCACCAGCATAGGCCTTCCGCGAAGGTTTTGTCCAACGTTGCTACCTGACTGGGCACTTGGGGCAAATCCTGGTACCTGGTTAGCTAAAATGCTGGTCAGGTCCGGATTTACGGCTATCTCGGTTTCCAGTTTCTTTTTAGAAACTATACTCACTGATGAAACAATGTTCTTAGGACTTTCAGGTTTTCTGGTTGCAGAAATGACCACCTCACCCAAAGCCAGCTCAGATTTTTTAAGTATGAGTGTGATAACCGTATCTTTCATTAGCGGTGTTAGCGTTATTGATAAAGTTTCATAACCTGTAGCAGATGCTTTGATCTGTAGCGGCTGGCCGACGGGTAAAAAAACTTCGAACCTCCCTTTTGCATCTCCAGAAGTTTTTAGCTGATTAATTTGAACTGTCGCGTATGGAACTGCCGATAAAGAGTCTTTTGTAATCCCTTTTATTTTAACGTTTTGACTATAAGTAATATTGGATAGCATCAGAACGCTGATTGCTGTAAGCAGTGAAAGTAGTTTTGGCCTCATAATTGAAATTTGCTACAATTATAAGTTTATTTAAACTAATTCTAAATAATATATTTCAACAATTGCCATTTTTAATCGCGAATTTCTTTACAGTAGCATATCGTGATTTTTTAAGTTGTCTACAATGTCACTTGGCTATTCCCCCGTCAAATCCATTATAAAGTTGCTGTAAATTAATAAGCTAAATGGCCGTTGTTAATCATTAGCGCCAGTCAGGTCAGCGGCATGCCATTTTTTATACTTTGATAACCAGTAATTTATGATTATGACTTTAAAAATAGTTGGTGCCCCCTGTCGTGCCTCTTGAAATAAAATTTACTCGTCCGGCAACCTTTGTACTGTCATCAAGAGGCTATTAAACCAGACGAACTGATCGGATTGTTTACAGTGGTTTCGGTCGCCGGTGCGAATGAGATACTGGCGATGGAACGCCTGCTCCCTGAAACGCTCAGCAAGTCAGAAGCCTACCGGCGATACGGGTCGCACCTGTGTAGACCGCTGGATCGTCGAAGGGCTCATAACCCCTCATGGAAAGACAATCAGCCGCACTCAATCGGAGGCCATCAGTGGTGCCAGGAACCGGCTGACCTACCTGCCCGTGGCAGAAAAGGTAACGGACGTTATTTGACATTTGGGGACGAAACATTATCCGCCTGAAAAGCGGAAATCGGGCGAAGGTGAGCGTAAAGTCGCAACATGCTAAAAGCGCCCGGGCAGGCTGAAAGGCCCGTATTGTAGAATATGACGTAAGTATGTCCTGAATTTGTCTTGAGGGGGCCCTGGTGGCCCCCTTTTTATTTCACCACTTATTGAAAATTCCCTTACCACAATACACTGCGGACGATTGTCCGTGAGGCCGCCGAACTCGGGTCTACGCACTGACACGCAACGGCAAACTGTCGACTTACCTGAAGAAAGGAAATAGCTAGCCGGAGATATGGCCGGCAAACCGTCGAGTAATTGCTGGCCAAAGTTGAACTGAGCATTCGAAGTAATCGCCAATCAAAGTCTTGACTAGCGTATAGACGGTATAGAATAGAGGCTATCGTCAGAAGCCTGGAAATCTGGCGCCAACTTTAATATAAATTCAGATGGAATCGACAATCAACCCTGCGGTCATCCGCGAACAGGTATCAATCACCGCGTTACTTGCCAAGCTTGGCCACCAGCCCGTCCACAAATCCGGAACGGAATCCGTATATCGTAGCGTCCTTCGCCAGGACGGAAAAAAACTTTCCCTGTGTGTAAACGACACCCTCGGCGTTTGGTATGACAAAGGAACCGGTAAAGGCGGCAATGTGATTGATCTCGGTATGGCCTTCTGGCCCGGCCTGGCTACCCGGGAGGTCTGCGGCAAGCTATGCGAAGTCATGCATCAGGCCGTACCCGCTACAGTTCCTGCCGTCGAACAGGTCGGCAAAAGACGCCGGATAAGCTTGAAACTGCCTTATTTCCGGATCGACACAATCTGCCCGCTTGGACAAACTCCCGCAATCCGGCAATTCCTGGAGAGGCGCGGCATCTGGGAAGAGGCACAGGGAATCCTGCAGGAG encodes the following:
- a CDS encoding DUF6624 domain-containing protein, yielding MNAEHIAHIITDLKDTDLNLRNKLIRKGKLSDGYDSAMEELHNCNAKILNDLIDQIGYPTEDKVGKEASEAAWLVIQHAIGQPAFMRKCRELLQKAVDENKAAPINLAYLSDRIAVFEEQPQLYGTQFDWDENGELTPNPFDDLTRVNQRRKAIGLNTLEDQIAMIRKRTKEENQLPPKDLEKRKRDVEEWKKKVGWIR
- a CDS encoding TonB-dependent receptor, with amino-acid sequence MRPKLLSLLTAISVLMLSNITYSQNVKIKGITKDSLSAVPYATVQINQLKTSGDAKGRFEVFLPVGQPLQIKASATGYETLSITLTPLMKDTVITLILKKSELALGEVVISATRKPESPKNIVSSVSIVSKKKLETEIAVNPDLTSILANQVPGFAPSAQSGSNVGQNLRGRPMLVMIDGVSQSSPLRNAEVDLRSIDPSVLQQIEVVKGATAIYGNGAAGGLVNYVTLVPDTAKAFAGKTDIFLNGSLVKLRNSVGGRISQMFYGKVNKFDYVVSGVAEQTGEYKDAKGDVVGPNYSLGETDTYNAFAKIGFEPTKNQRLQLVYNYYSSLQNSNFTLVNGNLATGQKATGVLGKPLGIPTGAKYNHNVHFSYKVDNLFLKTSLTADAYYEKREDVFYVSLGRFDGGDGQSLAHNDKKGIRLFLQTPLVKNNTINANLSYGIDVLKDKTSQPLVDGRVWVPTMDMTNLAPFAQADLTLVRDLVLKTGFRFERVNIDVDDYRTLRITNATGATVTPSFDVAGGALKYNTGLFNAGLKYNRYELFSPFVSFSQGFSVMDIGLALRDAKVNSIDKINTDAVKVNNYEAGFESRYKGLNFSASAYRSTSKLGIEVVYDPATALFNTNRSPEMIYGFELAASYLLNREFTVAGSYSYTEGKRDVNGNGKYNDPEDAYLNGRRISAPKITGSVTYSPLQVMDFTLNYTGIGNRDRFIKNSTGVYNGNEGAVKAYNLFNLIAALRVNKSTQVSLGVENLFNEDYFPARAQWFMQPGFYSKGRGRAVNFGISVRY
- a CDS encoding serine hydrolase domain-containing protein, with amino-acid sequence MMKKNDMVGISAAIIVNKKLAWENAYGFADRENKRPFTTSTVMNIASVSKTITGACLMKAVEQGKLNLDEDINRYLPFKLVNPYHPNDMVTLRQLATHTSGLADRYPFYTDSLYFPGKDSPEPLGDFLKNYFVPGGRYYAKENFLDHKPGTYRDYSNIGAALAGYIVELKTGEKLNEYSRKYIFKPLSMQHSSWFLSETDLANHAKLYDKKGSIIENIPLYGCTTYPDGGVRTSVDDLAKFFICLLNDGTYGNRKILNKQSAQEMLKFQFDQTNKPENVDPGKLNSGIFWATKMGGKRIGHNGSDPGVRTFMLSDLNKEVAVIFFSNTSLSETEEDKFFDLYNLLYQYGLILKGMAK